One Physeter macrocephalus isolate SW-GA chromosome 19, ASM283717v5, whole genome shotgun sequence genomic window carries:
- the PRELID3A gene encoding PRELI domain containing protein 3A isoform X12 — protein sequence MRVWSSEHVFGHPWDTVIKAAMRKYPNPMNPSVVGVDVLERSVDSRGRLHSHRLLSTEWGLPGLVRAILGTSSTLTYIREHSIVDPVGKKMELCSTNITLTNWVSVSERLVYTPHPEDPGRTVLTQEAVITVKGISLGSYLESLMANMISSNAKKMPHQKKPSESRKRKRRRKKQVWSAVPSGLGEAGAAGPQPPPGLSVMTTQGRRPGWWWRP from the exons CCACCCGTGGGACACAGTCATCAAGGCTGCCATGAGGAAGTACCCGAATCCCATGAACCCCAGTGTCGTGGGCGTCGACGTGCTGGAGCGCAGTGTGGACAGCCGGGGCCGGCTTCACAGCCACCGCCTCCTCAGCACTGAGTGGGGGCTGCCCGGCCTCGTGAGAGCG attttggGAACCAGTAGTACTTTGACATACATCAGAGAACATTCTATTGTGGATCCAgtgggaaagaaaatggagctcTGTTCCACCAAT ATCACACTCACAAACTGGGTGTCGGTGAGCGAGAGGCTGGTGTACACACCCCACCCGGAGGACCCAGGAAG GACCGTGCTCACCCAAGAAGCCGTCATCACTGTGAAGGGGATCAGCCTCGGCAGCTATCTGGAAAGTTTGATGGCCAACATGATATCGTCCAATGCAAAGAAG ATGCCTCACCAAAAAAAACCATcagaaagcaggaaaaggaagagaagaaggaagaagcaagTGTGGAGTGCGGTCCCGTCTGGGTTGGGAGAGGCGGGAGCTGCTGGGCCACAGCCTCCGCCAGGCTTGTCGGTCATGACCACACAGGGCAGGAGGCCCGGCTGGTGGTGGCGCCCGTGA
- the PRELID3A gene encoding PRELI domain containing protein 3A isoform X21, which produces MRVWSSEHVFGHPWDTVIKAAMRKYPNPMNPSVVGVDVLERSVDSRGRLHSHRLLSTEWGLPGLVRAILGTSSTLTYIREHSIVDPVGKKMELCSTNITLTNWVSVSERLVYTPHPEDPGRTVLTQEAVITVKGISLGSYLESLMANMISSNAKKGWAAIEWIIENAERALS; this is translated from the exons CCACCCGTGGGACACAGTCATCAAGGCTGCCATGAGGAAGTACCCGAATCCCATGAACCCCAGTGTCGTGGGCGTCGACGTGCTGGAGCGCAGTGTGGACAGCCGGGGCCGGCTTCACAGCCACCGCCTCCTCAGCACTGAGTGGGGGCTGCCCGGCCTCGTGAGAGCG attttggGAACCAGTAGTACTTTGACATACATCAGAGAACATTCTATTGTGGATCCAgtgggaaagaaaatggagctcTGTTCCACCAAT ATCACACTCACAAACTGGGTGTCGGTGAGCGAGAGGCTGGTGTACACACCCCACCCGGAGGACCCAGGAAG GACCGTGCTCACCCAAGAAGCCGTCATCACTGTGAAGGGGATCAGCCTCGGCAGCTATCTGGAAAGTTTGATGGCCAACATGATATCGTCCAATGCAAAGAAG GGGTGGGCTGCTATTGAGTGGATAATTGAAAATGCTGAACGCGCCCTGAGCTAA
- the PRELID3A gene encoding PRELI domain containing protein 3A isoform X23: MRVWSSEHVFGHPWDTVIKAAMRKYPNPMNPSVVGVDVLERSVDSRGRLHSHRLLSTEWGLPGLVRAILGTSSTLTYIREHSIVDPVGKKMELCSTNVSNGHDDHTHKLGVGEREAGVHTPPGGPRKDRAHPRSRHHCEGDQPRQLSGKFDGQHDIVQCKEGVGCY; this comes from the exons CCACCCGTGGGACACAGTCATCAAGGCTGCCATGAGGAAGTACCCGAATCCCATGAACCCCAGTGTCGTGGGCGTCGACGTGCTGGAGCGCAGTGTGGACAGCCGGGGCCGGCTTCACAGCCACCGCCTCCTCAGCACTGAGTGGGGGCTGCCCGGCCTCGTGAGAGCG attttggGAACCAGTAGTACTTTGACATACATCAGAGAACATTCTATTGTGGATCCAgtgggaaagaaaatggagctcTGTTCCACCAATGTAAGCAATGGCCACGATG ATCACACTCACAAACTGGGTGTCGGTGAGCGAGAGGCTGGTGTACACACCCCACCCGGAGGACCCAGGAAG GACCGTGCTCACCCAAGAAGCCGTCATCACTGTGAAGGGGATCAGCCTCGGCAGCTATCTGGAAAGTTTGATGGCCAACATGATATCGTCCAATGCAAAGAAG GGGTGGGCTGCTATTGA
- the PRELID3A gene encoding PRELI domain containing protein 3A isoform X17, producing MELCSTNVSNGHDDHTHKLGVGEREAGVHTPPGGPRKDRAHPRSRHHCEGDQPRQLSGKFDGQHDIVQCKEDASPKKTIRKQEKEEKKEEASVECGPVWVGRGGSCWATASARLVGHDHTGQEARLVVAPVKRGLGSRPAGRRLGRCSAHSTLSHASALPPEPVCSDGCGALSVLPQLQLSCRLSGSH from the exons atggagctcTGTTCCACCAATGTAAGCAATGGCCACGATG ATCACACTCACAAACTGGGTGTCGGTGAGCGAGAGGCTGGTGTACACACCCCACCCGGAGGACCCAGGAAG GACCGTGCTCACCCAAGAAGCCGTCATCACTGTGAAGGGGATCAGCCTCGGCAGCTATCTGGAAAGTTTGATGGCCAACATGATATCGTCCAATGCAAAGAAG ATGCCTCACCAAAAAAAACCATcagaaagcaggaaaaggaagagaagaaggaagaagcaagTGTGGAGTGCGGTCCCGTCTGGGTTGGGAGAGGCGGGAGCTGCTGGGCCACAGCCTCCGCCAGGCTTGTCGGTCATGACCACACAGGGCAGGAGGCCCGGCTGGTGGTGGCGCCCGTGAAGCGAGGCCTGGGGAGCAGACCtgctgggaggaggctgggccgCTGCTCTGCCCACTCCACACTGAGCCACGCATCTGCTCTGCCACCCGAGCCGGTTTGCTCAGATGGCTGTGGGGCCTTATCTGTCCTCCCTCAGCTCCAGCTCTCCTGCCGACTTTCGGGGTCTCACTAA
- the PRELID3A gene encoding PRELI domain containing protein 3A isoform X1, protein MRVWSSEHVFGHPWDTVIKAAMRKYPNPMNPSVVGVDVLERSVDSRGRLHSHRLLSTEWGLPGLVRAILGTSSTLTYIREHSIVDPVGKKMELCSTNVSNGHDDHTHKLGVGEREAGVHTPPGGPRKDRAHPRSRHHCEGDQPRQLSGKFDGQHDIVQCKEDASPKKTIRKQEKEEKKEEASVECGPVWVGRGGSCWATASARLVGHDHTGQEARLVVAPVKRGLGSRPAGRRLGRCSAHSTLSHASALPPEPVCSDGCGALSVLPQLQLSCRLSGSH, encoded by the exons CCACCCGTGGGACACAGTCATCAAGGCTGCCATGAGGAAGTACCCGAATCCCATGAACCCCAGTGTCGTGGGCGTCGACGTGCTGGAGCGCAGTGTGGACAGCCGGGGCCGGCTTCACAGCCACCGCCTCCTCAGCACTGAGTGGGGGCTGCCCGGCCTCGTGAGAGCG attttggGAACCAGTAGTACTTTGACATACATCAGAGAACATTCTATTGTGGATCCAgtgggaaagaaaatggagctcTGTTCCACCAATGTAAGCAATGGCCACGATG ATCACACTCACAAACTGGGTGTCGGTGAGCGAGAGGCTGGTGTACACACCCCACCCGGAGGACCCAGGAAG GACCGTGCTCACCCAAGAAGCCGTCATCACTGTGAAGGGGATCAGCCTCGGCAGCTATCTGGAAAGTTTGATGGCCAACATGATATCGTCCAATGCAAAGAAG ATGCCTCACCAAAAAAAACCATcagaaagcaggaaaaggaagagaagaaggaagaagcaagTGTGGAGTGCGGTCCCGTCTGGGTTGGGAGAGGCGGGAGCTGCTGGGCCACAGCCTCCGCCAGGCTTGTCGGTCATGACCACACAGGGCAGGAGGCCCGGCTGGTGGTGGCGCCCGTGAAGCGAGGCCTGGGGAGCAGACCtgctgggaggaggctgggccgCTGCTCTGCCCACTCCACACTGAGCCACGCATCTGCTCTGCCACCCGAGCCGGTTTGCTCAGATGGCTGTGGGGCCTTATCTGTCCTCCCTCAGCTCCAGCTCTCCTGCCGACTTTCGGGGTCTCACTAA
- the PRELID3A gene encoding PRELI domain containing protein 3A isoform X25, with translation MRVWSSEHVFGHPWDTVIKAAMRKYPNPMNPSVVGVDVLERSVDSRGRLHSHRLLSTEWGLPGLVRAILGTSSTLTYIREHSIVDPVGKKMELCSTNITLTNWVSVSERLVYTPHPEDPGRTVLTQEAVITVKGISLGSYLESLMANMISSNAKKFGSLFFLFLL, from the exons CCACCCGTGGGACACAGTCATCAAGGCTGCCATGAGGAAGTACCCGAATCCCATGAACCCCAGTGTCGTGGGCGTCGACGTGCTGGAGCGCAGTGTGGACAGCCGGGGCCGGCTTCACAGCCACCGCCTCCTCAGCACTGAGTGGGGGCTGCCCGGCCTCGTGAGAGCG attttggGAACCAGTAGTACTTTGACATACATCAGAGAACATTCTATTGTGGATCCAgtgggaaagaaaatggagctcTGTTCCACCAAT ATCACACTCACAAACTGGGTGTCGGTGAGCGAGAGGCTGGTGTACACACCCCACCCGGAGGACCCAGGAAG GACCGTGCTCACCCAAGAAGCCGTCATCACTGTGAAGGGGATCAGCCTCGGCAGCTATCTGGAAAGTTTGATGGCCAACATGATATCGTCCAATGCAAAGAAG tttggatcccttttctttctttttcttctctga
- the PRELID3A gene encoding PRELI domain containing protein 3A isoform X4 yields MRKYPNPMNPSVVGVDVLERSVDSRGRLHSHRLLSTEWGLPGLVRAILGTSSTLTYIREHSIVDPVGKKMELCSTNVSNGHDDHTHKLGVGEREAGVHTPPGGPRKDRAHPRSRHHCEGDQPRQLSGKFDGQHDIVQCKEDASPKKTIRKQEKEEKKEEASVECGPVWVGRGGSCWATASARLVGHDHTGQEARLVVAPVKRGLGSRPAGRRLGRCSAHSTLSHASALPPEPVCSDGCGALSVLPQLQLSCRLSGSH; encoded by the exons ATGAGGAAGTACCCGAATCCCATGAACCCCAGTGTCGTGGGCGTCGACGTGCTGGAGCGCAGTGTGGACAGCCGGGGCCGGCTTCACAGCCACCGCCTCCTCAGCACTGAGTGGGGGCTGCCCGGCCTCGTGAGAGCG attttggGAACCAGTAGTACTTTGACATACATCAGAGAACATTCTATTGTGGATCCAgtgggaaagaaaatggagctcTGTTCCACCAATGTAAGCAATGGCCACGATG ATCACACTCACAAACTGGGTGTCGGTGAGCGAGAGGCTGGTGTACACACCCCACCCGGAGGACCCAGGAAG GACCGTGCTCACCCAAGAAGCCGTCATCACTGTGAAGGGGATCAGCCTCGGCAGCTATCTGGAAAGTTTGATGGCCAACATGATATCGTCCAATGCAAAGAAG ATGCCTCACCAAAAAAAACCATcagaaagcaggaaaaggaagagaagaaggaagaagcaagTGTGGAGTGCGGTCCCGTCTGGGTTGGGAGAGGCGGGAGCTGCTGGGCCACAGCCTCCGCCAGGCTTGTCGGTCATGACCACACAGGGCAGGAGGCCCGGCTGGTGGTGGCGCCCGTGAAGCGAGGCCTGGGGAGCAGACCtgctgggaggaggctgggccgCTGCTCTGCCCACTCCACACTGAGCCACGCATCTGCTCTGCCACCCGAGCCGGTTTGCTCAGATGGCTGTGGGGCCTTATCTGTCCTCCCTCAGCTCCAGCTCTCCTGCCGACTTTCGGGGTCTCACTAA